The Nicotiana sylvestris chromosome 6, ASM39365v2, whole genome shotgun sequence genomic sequence TATAGATGTATATTAAATTGGGAGTTTTAAAGTCTATAAACTTCTGTAAACCAATTAAAGAAGTTCtaaacattttgaacttcttttaACAAATTTAAAAAACCGCAACTGCATTAGcatatttaaatatttatttgaaataattttaaattatttttgaaattggAAGTTCGTCCAAAAATTAGACACATGTTTAATTTATGTATTGACACTTGGCACAATAATATGGCTTTGCTTCTCCTATTCTATATAGATAGAAGATTACTAAAATATTACAAAATGATCTAATAAGATAGATATACTGTGTACTCAAGAGGATGAATGCCCCAACAGAGAGGAGAAAGAAGATTTCCCGAAGTTAATTTCTTGACTGACTTGTACCGATTCCAATTGTATATTTGAAGCATTTCTCAGAACAATTTTAAATTATATGATTTCTAAGATATCGAAGAGATATTTGTCATCTATATTGATATTTTAAAACTTAGACACTCGATATAATTGATCGACTCTAGTGTTCGAATCCTCTTGCCCAGTTacgttttttcttcttctccaaagtgCATAATTATGAACTCAAGTTTTGTTAGGCTTTAAAAGTGCATAAATATGAACTTAAATTTTGTTAGATATATTGGCAAACCAGACAGAATTTTAGACACTGCTCCTCCATCTAACTCGGCCTTATTGACATATTTGTTTGAAAAATCAATTTACAAATAGAATTAATCTCTGAGTTATAATTTTAGCACATTACGCTATCACACAATTTTGGAATGAAATGGACTGTAGTAAAGTGGATTCATACAAATTACATTAACTAACTTGAGATAAAGGCGTAGTCCTTTCCATTCTAGAATGTTAGTTTACTGTTGATAATTTAAGTCCTTCCCAATTTTTACGTTCAATACTTAAAATTGAGAAGTAGTTATGCTTCAAGCTATTCTTTACAAATTAATGGTCCAGCATGAGGAAATAAGTCACGAATCTACTAATTCGATAACATGTTTGCCATACTTTATAGTGTCTAATAAAAAGAAATGGGAGGCAATTATTGCTTGATCAAGGTACAAATAATAACTAAACAAAAACCATTAATAAACGCAACACAGTGAATAAAGCTTCCCGCATTCACGTAGGATTCGGGGAAGGGCCACACCCCTAAGGATGTGATGTAGACAACGTActctaatgcaagcattaatggTCCCTTCCACGATTCAAAACAGTGACATATAAATCACACGGAGATAGTTTTACAATTAATCCAAAGCTACCTTTAAACAAAAACCATTCAAGTTATAAGATTGCTCTCTTATAACTCCACTGGGGCATTGAACTTTCAAACAGACGTGCAAAGATCATACCTAACTGTGACTCATCAACCATACTAGCTCTTACTTTCTATTTTTCACACATAATAAAAAAAACTCCTTATATAAGGAATCTCATATACAAAAAAACACTTATGTAGAAGCTTCTTTCCAATATCTACAAACTAGACCTACAAGATATAACTACACAAGGGTTAGATACAAacagttctttttttttctatatcTACAAACTAGACCTGCAAGATAAAACTACACAATGTTTAGATACAAACATAGCAAAGCCTATGCATCCTCAGCATCACTGATACTCGGACGAGTATCGATGTAGAATTCAGTGTCAACGCCATCAATGATCCTATCTCTGTTAAAATACAATCAGAAGAGCATTGTAATGTTTTATAGAAGATATGCAAAACAGACGGACATTTTCAAGTATAAATACAGAATGTGAACAAACATGGGAAAAAAGGACACACCTTTCGAGGACAAACTTCCCTTCTTTATACTTCTGGCTTTCCTCATGTGCAGACTCCTGCATGATAGAAGTGCAGAATGCAAGTCGTTAACAAATTTAACAAACTTCCCGGTGTAGGTATCATGCATGTGCAATTGGTAACAAGTATATGGTCAGAGGAGTAACTATTTCCATCCTCTTTTTGTTGCGCGCATATTCACATACTTGTGAGCTACATGCAGGGGAAAGAGAGAAGAAGGAAAGAGAGGAAATACATATTTCCAGCCAACAATTTGCCCACAACAGCAACAAAATATGTCCGCTACAGTGTGCATCCCAGAAAGCATCACCCTCTCTTCATGAGGTCCAACAGTTACATTCACCCTGGATCACAGAATAGACAGACAGGTCAGACCTCTGCATTTATTGCAAAGGAGCATAATTCGGTAAAGAGATAATGATGCTAGTAAATATATTATCTATTGCACCGTGCAGAAGGCCAGATGAAGAATATGATTTACCTAGATGACGTTTTCCTCTGGAAATCTGATCGAAACTAAAATAAATAACTGATTACTTTTTTCCTCTAAACACATCAGTTCCTACTATGATGTAAACTAATCCATCCTTTATTGAGCAACTATAAATGACTCAGCTTTTCCTATCAACAGATAATCTTAAGACAAGATAGCAACACCTTAGGAAGTCACTGCAGAGTGCTCTCTTACCATTTACTACCACTCTTTAACTCGGTCTACAGCTTCCTCATTTGAAGTGAGGAACACAGCAATTGTTTGCCAATTTTTAGCATTTCAATCCAGCATATATCATCCTGTATTTGGACTTACCTAAGTGGATTACCTATCAATTTGGAGATCTAGACATGGGCAATGAAAACTCGATCTAGTGTTGCTGATCATAACATACTACCCGGACAGCCAGGTTACTTTAAGGGAGCTGAACTCTAGAAGACAGATATGATATAAGAAAATATACAATATTTCAAATATTAGAAACAGTAATCAATAATTTCTATCCAAATAACGCTTCAGCTCAATACTCATCCACAATGCACATACTCAAGTTGCTGATGTTTAGTGCGCGGATAAGTTAGCTTTTTAGCTAATTTCTCCAATATTTTGATAAAGTTTTATGCCCTATTTATTGGAACAAGTTGACAAATTATGCTTTGAATGGTGTACTTTCAGGTTTTGAAGTTGTGTGAGAGCTTAGAGATTGAAAAACATCAATTATCCGCAAGAAAGGGATCAATTTCaagccaaaaatgctgaaaaaCTAAAATATGTAGCCGGAGACCATGCGTAGCTACACAGGGCCTCGCGTAGCTACACAACAAGAGGACCTGGAGAACTGAAAATTTGGGGAATCACTAAAATCAGATACGCACAATAGCGTAGCTATGTAGCATAAGTCCATCTACGCAGAGGAAGAAGCTGTTGTGCGTAGCTACGCAGGCATCCAAGGGGCAATTTTGTCACAACTTTTAGACGACTATATATAGATTCATAGTTGATTTTCTTAGCTCATCTTTCATTCTCTTGTATTTCATACCAGCTTTTAGCTATTTTGGGAAGGATTGAAGGATATATTCATCATAGTGTTTGAATTTTCTTATTCTTTTAGTTTTATATCTTTTCATCTCAACTCTTATTTTCCATTTCTAGTACGagtagcaaacacccatagttgGGGTTATAAACTCTTATGGTATTAATGTGATTGGGTCTTTGTTTATCTTGCTTATTATCTATTTGTTTTCATCAAGTTTACACACTTCTCGACACTTTAGAACGCGCCTACTCCTTGTGAAATTCGACCCCAACCTAGTTGGTTTTATTATTGTTAATGACCGTGCTACGCTTCACTTAAGAGGTGTAGGATTGGACGTCATTAATTTTTGGGGCCATTACTGGAGATCGATCCCGGGTCACCCGCCCGACAGGCGCGGGGCCTTGCGTAGCTACGCAAGATCTCCAGCTATATATTTCAACATTTTTGGCTTGAAGTTGATCCCTTTCTTGCGAATAATTGATGTTTTTCAATCTCTAAGTTCTCACACAACTTCAAGACCGGAAAATATACCAATCAAAGCATAATTAGTCAACTTGTTCCCATAAATGGGGAATAAAACTCTATCAAAACACAAGAGAAATTAGCTAAaactaacttatcaactcccccaaacttagtCAACTTGTTCCCATAAATGAGGAATAAAACTCTAAACACAAGAGAAATTAGATAAAattaacttatcaactcccccaaacttacacTTTTGTGTGTCCTCCAGTAAATCAAAAGTCAACAACGAGCAACACTAAGGCCTCCAAATTTGCCTCTTCATCACACAACTTCTTTTGTTCATTCATCTCAATTGGGAGAAAAAAACTTCATAACTCAAGTTTTCATGTGCACTCACCATCAAAAGAGGATCCCCCACACACACAATATGCATTTCAAAATAAAAGTGGGATGTCAAATAAAAAGAATTAAGCACTCTCTCACAAAAAATATTCAAATGCTCAAAAgtggtaccataggcttgccccttGTGTAAATCATCACTAATGTAGGTACACCAAGTTCAAAATCATCTAGGATCTGCGGGAATGTAATGTAGGATTTTTGTTAGAGGTAGCATATCAATTTGGGTAATAAGTGACAACGACCTTCCTGAGCACTACACTTTCAACAATTCAAAGCacatttcttttcaaaattccaccctttttgctcatttttcaacttcGAACACTTTTTCACCCCTTTTATATCACAACTCTTTttcatcaatttttttttaatgcatttctcttctttttttttgtgaatATGTATAGGTAGGGTATCAATATGGTAAAATCACTTTCACCTCCAATTCAACTTCATTTAGCTTCCACCATACTCCTTTCCTATCTCCTCCCCCAAACTTAGGCTAAGAGCCTAAGTTGTAGCTTCAATTGCTCAAGAAGGTCGATCAAAAGAGGTCAAGACAAAAGGGgaaaggcttgtaatgtggttgccaatgGAAAGGCTAAAGGCTCAAGGGGGGTTGTCTAGGGTAAACATGCAAAAGGTAGGCAGTTTAAGACACAAGTGGTCCAAGAAAAGCCTAAAATCATTTTCAAACCAAGTGCAACCTAGGATTTTTTCTTGAAACACACTTAGGAACCTCACTGCTCATGGCACATGTGAAACTCAAGTAGACCAAAAATAAAGCATCGTTATGTGCAAATGGCATCATGAACAACCCCCCAAACACAAAAATTTGCACTGCCCTCAATGCAATTAAAATAAAAGTTAGGGGAAAGGTACAGAAAACTCCCTCAATCCAAGTGTGGTGGCATCCGAGCCGATCTAAACTCCTCAACACTAAGTTCTCCTAGACGCAATGTCCTAACCACAATGGTGCAAGAGTGAGCAGACACAACTGTGTGCTTATCAGTAGGCAGCTCACTCTCTCATCCTTGTCTAAAGCTTATCTCCAATGGTATCCCCGATTGTATTGTGCCGCTTGAAACATCACCAAACTTCGCAATGCTGACTCCGTTGGTGCTAAAATTTGCATGTGCCAAATGCCTCAAAAGGGAACATTGGATGGATACGTCAAGGTTGTCACCCTGTCATTTGTGTTCGAACGGATGAGCCAATCTATTGAACCTCCTTTATAAACTCTATAGTATTCAGTAAGTAGCCAACACAAGGCATGTCAAGAGTGCCTTAGAGCACTAATAGAAGGAGTTATGCTTGAATGAGGTAGTATTTCGAATGTGGCTGGAGTTTCAGCTAAACAAGTGGTTGACTTTGAAACAATAAGAGATGTGGTAGAGCCACCGGGGGTAATGGTGACAGTGGTGTCAGGGGGTGGCAATGATGGTAGAGTAGGAGCTCTTGATGGTTTCTTCTTCTGTGGTGCACTAGTAGCTACTTTTCTTTGATGTGCCTTATGATATGGACTAGAATAGGAGTGGATTGAGTAGGCACCTTATACTTTTTGAGGAGATTGGTTATATAACCAGGGACATGGCATAACATCTGTGCTACTAGAGAATTTATTTCACAACTCCTTCACGATTACCTGACGCACATCTATAGGCTATGTTGACATAATTAGTGCAATGAGGATGGTGTTTGTTGAAAGAGCTCAGAGTAATTCTTTGTTGGCATTAATCTGTTACACACAAAAGCGGTCCAAGCCAAAGCGGTGTTGTTAAAAACCCATCATATGTATTCCCCTGAAGTTATTTGTGTTGGATCTGGCTCATCCTTCTTCACGATCCTTGCTGCTCAGACTCTATTAGAAGCAAGATTAACTTTATGCAAAGAGGTGTTAAACTGACTTTGATCTTGCAATGTAAATCTCAATTGATTGTTGAACTCTCGTGCATTAAATAGGATGCTCACACCTCTAGTTTTGAATTTAGACACTGCCTCTAGCTCCTCCTTTTTCAAAGCATAAGCGTGAGCAAAAAACTTCATCACAAGTGTCTCATTGATAGGCAAAGATTATGTGAGGGGTAACCATTTCCTTTGTACTAACCCATCATAAAATtctgagcaattttctttagcatTGTCCACAATGAGAACCTCAGTAAGCGATCTGTCTTGTAGCTCTTCAAATGCTTGTATCTCTTTACGAAGTATCATTAAGTCCTCGCCCTTTGGCTCAGCTTGTTGCAACAACATATATACAAATATCAGCACTTattttgtttgttgatattaatcATCTTATGATATGGATCATAACTTAACTCTCATCTTCTGGGATAAAGTCATGTTGTCCTGCAcctctttgttatatttttttcccAAAGGAAGGTGAACGTACCCTTTGCATTTAATAATTTGTCGTTATTCCAGCGTTCAAGAAGTGCCCTCATGTACTCTAATAGTGAACTACGGACAGCTCTTTTGCATCTTTGTTTACTGCATTCAAGGATTCGGCAATATTTGATGTCATCGTTCATGTTCTATTCACTGTTGCATGTACCCGAGACCATTTGTGATAACCAATATCGTAAAGGTGTTCTTTTACCCATGTGTCGATCTCTTCAATCTTTGATATTCTTTCATTAAACTCATCAAGAGTGCATGATGATGCCGTGGAAAAGTATAATTCACTTAACTTTAGATGACATCTGACCTTACATTTGTCCAAATATGCCACATGCAAGCATAATGTGGGATGTTGGTAAAAATAGTTGTAGTTGCTTTCAATGTACTCTCATTTCTGtctgaaacaacacacatattTGATTTTTCACCATATGCATGTTTGAACTGCTCAAAAAAAACATGTCCATGATGCGTCATTTTCTGAATCAACTATGGCATAAGCAAGTGGTAATATGTTATCTATCACATAGCATAAAAACAATAAAACTTGAAAACAACAAACATACAATTCAAAAACAACTTGAATTCAACAAAAATACAATTAATCTACACGTACTAAACAGAATACTAACTGCGAGTAAAATGTACTTGCTGCATCCATTGTGCTAGTTGTTAGCATGGTTCCCCTATATGCCGATTTTAAAAAGGTGCATCAACTACTACAATACTCCCAACTCATTTTGGATGTATTAAGAGCAATAAATGCATATAGGAAACATTCATCTGTAGACTTTTGCAATTTCACTACTGACCCCGAATAAGTCTTCTCCAAAAATGTACAAGTAACTCGGTTGGTGACACATATGATCACCTCTCTCAAAAATTGCACAGCCTTTTCTTTTGCTCTCCAAGCTTGCATTTACGTTAAGTTCACACCATGTTCTGACAACATGTCTGTTTATATGTCTTTTGGTGTGTATATTGTCTTAGGGTCTGCATATTTTGGCATGACATTGCTGCCAACTACCATGGCAGTAGCTTTATGTTGTATAATGTATTGTCCATCAATGAGCATGTGTGCATGTTGAATTTTCCAACTTTAAACAGTGTTGATTCATTTATGCCGGTGGACTTAAAGTACCATGTACAATTGTTACAAACACATATGAGGCAATAGCTACAGAAGTAAAATAGTTGTGAACTATATATCGTGACGACAGTAGGTTGTTGTTACAATAATATGTTTTGAATTAAAAAATACAATCTAAAAATATTATGTTTTTGAAGACAGATAAAGCCAACAATGTATTTCTTACCTTGTTGCACCGGACCTTTTCACTTTAAATTGAAAATTATTACAACTAGTTAAGGTCCAGTGCAACAAGGTGAGAAATACATTGTTGGCTTTATCAATCTTCCAAAACACAAATGTTTATAgaatatattttttatgtataaattgtatataatttgttCAAAACATGTTATTGTACTACAACAGCCTATTGTCTTCATGATAAATATTTCATAACATTATCATTGTTTTACTTCTATAGCTATTGCCTCATATGTGTTTGTGACAATTGTACATGGTACTTTAAGTCCACACGCATAAATAAATCAACACGGTTCAAGGTTAGAAAATTCAACAACATGCACACATGCTCATTGATGGACAACACATTTATACAACGTAAAGCTACTGTCATGGTAGTTGGCAGCATTGTCATGCCAAAAGATGTAAGATCATAAGACAATATACAAAACAAAAGACATACAAACAGACATGTCGTCAGAACATGGTGTGAACTTAACATACATGCAAGcttggagagcaaaggaaaaggTTGTGCAATTTGAGAGGTGATCCTAAAACTGTCAAGTTACTTGTACATTTTGGAAAAGACTTATTCAGGGTCGGTAGTGAAATTGCAAAAAACTGTAAATAAATGTTTCATGTATGCATTTATTGCTCTTAATACATCCATAAGGGGCTGAGAGCATTGTAGGCTAATTGTAGTAGTCGATAGCACCTTATTAAAATCGGCATATAGGGGAATCATGCTAACAGCTAGCACAATGGATGCAGCAGGTACATTTTACTCACAGCTAGTATTATGTTTAATATGTGTAGATTAATTGTATTTTTTGTTGAATTCAAGTTGTTTCTGAATTGTATGTTTGTTGTTTTCAAGATTTAACTGGAttgaatttattatttttatgatatGTGATAGGTAGCATATTACCATTTGCTTACGCCATAGTTGATTCAGATGATGACGCATCATGGACATGGTTTTTTGTGCAGATCAAACATGTATATGGTGAAAAACCAAATATGTGTGTTGTTTCGGACAGAAATGAGAGTATATTGAAGGCAACAACAATTGTTTTTACCAGCATCCCATATTATGCTTGCATGtggcatatttggacaaatataaggTTCGGGCAGAACCTCCCCTATTTTTAATACATCCCAAAGACCACTAAGGGTCATCAacagcccaacaacaacaactataaccaacaatagcaacaacaacaatgcaatccaatatgagtttctccgattatcttaacaatcatattgaGCGGCAAGCTCGTTTTTACTCATAACAAGAATGAATTGAATCCAACTCTTATTTCATAAATTAGTTTACAACCTTCAAAACATTATACTTATATGTACCATATTATTTCTAGTTTGAAacatccacaaaatgcctacgcctctcaaaaggttcccaccaagtgaaggcaactccagAAAACTGATTAATGAAatcgaccccgctggtctccagaatacccgctgtacgaagcatcctctaacacttatccaagaaaccctgagcatcctcgccctctacaccactgaaaatctaaggctgaagtctaccaaacctctccaacctacgttgctcgtcctctagcatggcaggaaCAACATAGTTTTGAGcagctgcaactggctgggctggatgcgaccccggtgtctaaagtccctgcacgacctgctcaggtgtgcgagcggcgggagtctgtgtgcctcccccggcctgagaagtagctgcggatGTAGTTACTGAAACCgcctaagctaggccagtgcaaaatGGTCAAAGTTCAAAAAAGGTCATCTAAAATTAAGTGAATTGTACATTGGCACGGCACAACCATACACTCTTGATGAGTTTAATGAAAgaatgtcaaagattgaagagatCGACACACGGGTAAAAGCGTACCTTTACGATATTAGTTATTACAAACAGTCTCGAGTACATGTAACAGTGAATAGAACGTGAACGATGACATCAAATATTGCAGAATCCTTGAATGCAATAAACAAAAATGCAAGAGAACTGCCCGTAGTTCAGCTATTAGAGTACATGAGCACAATTCTTGAACGATGGAATAACGAAAAATTATTGAATGCAAAGGGTACGTTCACCTTCCTTgagaaaaaaatataataaagagATGTAGGACAACATATTTATCCGGAAGATGAGAGTAAGTTATGGACCATATCAGAAGATGATTGATATCAGCAAACAAAATAAATGTTGACATTTGCATATATGTTGTTGTATAATTGTTGCAACAAGTTGAGCCAAGGGGCGAGGACCCAATGATACTTCCTAAAGAGGTACAACAAGCATTTGAAGAGCTACAATAAGACAGATCGCTTACTGAGGACCATGTTCTCATTGTGGACGATGCTAAAGAAAGTTGTTCGGAATTTTATAATGAGTTAGTACAAAGGAAATGGTTACTCCTCACATAATCTTGGCTTACTAATGAGACACTTGTGAAGGAATTTTTTGCTCCCGCTTATGCTTTGAAAAAGGAGAAGCAAAAGGCAATGTCTAAAGTCCAAATTAGAGGTGTGAGCATCCCATTTGATGCACAGGAGTTCAACGATCTACTGGGATTTACATCGCAATATCAAAGTCAGTTTGACAGTGCTTTGCATAAAGTTAATCTTGCTTCTAATAGAGTCTGGGTAGCAGGGATCCTAAAGAAAGATGGGTCAGATCCAACATGGACAACCTTTGGGGAAACACATAAGCTAAAGTTTTAACAAAACAGCTTTGGCTTGGACCAATTTTGTGTGTTACAGATTAATGTCAACGAAGAATTACTCAGCTCTCTCAACAAAGGACCGTCCTCATTGTAGTAATAATGTTAAAATGGCCTATAGATGTGGATCAGGTAATCGTGAAGGAACTGCGAGATAAATCCTCTAGTAGCACAGATGTTATGTAATTCCCTGGTTACATAACCAATCTCCTAAAAAAGTATGAGCCACAGAAGAAGAAACCATCTAGAGCTCCTACTCCACCATCACTGCCACCCCCTGACACCGCTATCACCACCACCCCTAGTGGTTCTACCACATCTCTTATTGTTCCAAAGTCAACCACTTTTGAgcattttaatattattttttccGTAAGAT encodes the following:
- the LOC104213177 gene encoding protein yippee-like At5g53940, with amino-acid sequence MGRIFVVDLEGRTYKCKFCKTHLALADDVVSRGFHCRRGKAYLFNKAVNVTVGPHEERVMLSGMHTVADIFCCCCGQIVGWKYESAHEESQKYKEGKFVLERDRIIDGVDTEFYIDTRPSISDAEDA